The Rhodococcus sp. X156 genome window below encodes:
- a CDS encoding DHA2 family efflux MFS transporter permease subunit has product MALAVLAVGLSMIILDATIVNTALPVLIADLNLSLDLAQWVNSLYTLVFASLLLTTGRLGDMFGRRLFFALGVLVFMAGSALASAADGGSWLLWARLVQGIGGALVLPSTLSVVNATFRGRDRVIAFAVWGAVISGMAAVGPLLGGWITTQFTWPWIFLVNLPIGALVLLGTWWVVPESRDPARGRGLDYGGLVLSIIGFSTVIFAIIQGPKLGWWTPTAELRLLGLTWPATAALSAVPVCGLVGVVALAAFVGWEALLGRRGKSVILDLSLFRLPTFSGGTLTATMMSVGELGALFVLPLYLVNVLRLSTLGAGYVLAIMAVGTFLAAGLSRRLVSLIGVAWTVVIGLVVEIVGIVAVALVLSATVPTWQVTVTLLVYGFGLGLTTAQLTGLTLSQVPAAESGQGSATQSTVRQLGGAIGTAVAGTILSVGVASAGASRLEEQGVAAPAAQDLADAARSSAGGAISALREQGTTGELGPRGPEVVTALSEGFADASAYALYGGAGFLALGLLGAVALALRPRAGQEPSRGKEAASKHFTVHPTVHTA; this is encoded by the coding sequence GTGGCGCTGGCGGTGCTCGCCGTCGGGCTGTCGATGATCATCCTGGACGCGACGATCGTGAACACCGCGCTGCCGGTGCTCATCGCTGACCTGAACCTCAGCCTGGACCTCGCCCAGTGGGTCAACAGCCTCTACACCTTGGTGTTCGCCTCCCTGCTGCTCACCACCGGGCGCCTGGGCGACATGTTCGGCCGGCGGCTGTTCTTCGCCCTCGGCGTGCTGGTCTTCATGGCGGGCAGCGCCCTGGCCTCCGCCGCGGACGGCGGCAGCTGGCTGCTGTGGGCACGCCTGGTGCAGGGAATCGGCGGGGCGCTGGTCCTGCCGTCCACCCTCTCGGTGGTCAACGCCACCTTCCGCGGCCGCGACCGCGTCATCGCCTTCGCCGTGTGGGGCGCGGTGATCTCCGGGATGGCCGCCGTCGGCCCGCTGCTCGGCGGCTGGATCACCACCCAGTTCACCTGGCCGTGGATCTTCCTGGTGAACCTGCCCATCGGGGCGCTGGTGCTCCTCGGCACCTGGTGGGTGGTGCCGGAGTCACGCGATCCCGCTCGGGGCCGGGGGCTGGACTACGGGGGGCTGGTGCTCAGCATCATCGGCTTCTCCACCGTCATCTTCGCCATCATCCAGGGCCCCAAGCTGGGCTGGTGGACGCCGACGGCCGAGCTGCGGCTGCTGGGCCTCACCTGGCCGGCCACGGCGGCGCTGTCCGCGGTGCCGGTGTGCGGGCTGGTCGGGGTGGTGGCGCTGGCCGCGTTCGTCGGCTGGGAAGCCCTCCTCGGCCGGCGGGGTAAGTCGGTGATCCTCGACCTGAGCCTGTTCCGGCTGCCCACCTTCAGCGGCGGCACCCTCACCGCCACCATGATGTCCGTCGGCGAGCTGGGCGCCCTGTTCGTGCTGCCGCTGTACCTGGTGAACGTGCTGCGCCTGTCCACCCTGGGGGCCGGCTACGTGCTGGCCATCATGGCCGTGGGCACCTTCCTCGCCGCTGGGCTGTCCCGGCGCCTGGTCTCGCTGATCGGCGTCGCCTGGACGGTGGTGATCGGGCTGGTGGTGGAGATCGTCGGCATCGTGGCGGTGGCCCTGGTGCTCTCCGCGACGGTGCCCACCTGGCAGGTGACCGTTACGCTGCTCGTCTACGGCTTCGGGCTGGGTCTGACCACCGCCCAGCTGACCGGGCTCACGCTGTCGCAGGTCCCCGCCGCGGAGTCCGGCCAGGGCTCGGCCACCCAGAGCACCGTGCGCCAGCTCGGTGGCGCCATCGGCACCGCGGTGGCCGGCACCATCCTCTCGGTGGGGGTGGCCAGCGCCGGCGCCTCCCGCCTGGAGGAGCAGGGCGTGGCGGCGCCCGCGGCACAGGACCTGGCCGACGCCGCCCGCAGCTCCGCCGGCGGGGCGATCAGCGCCCTGCGCGAGCAGGGCACCACCGGCGAGCTGGGCCCGCGCGGCCCGGAGGTGGTCACCGCGCTGTCCGAGGGCTTTGCCGACGCCTCCGCCTACGCCCTCTACGGCGGGGCGGGTTTCCTCGCGCTCGGCCTCCTCGGCGCGGTGGCGCTGGCGCTGCGCCCCCGGGCGGGACAGGAGCCGAGCAGGGGCAAGGAGGCCGCGAGCAAGCACTTCACCGTCCACCCCACGGTGCACACCGCCTGA
- the lepB gene encoding signal peptidase I encodes MTRTPGRPRSFLRELPVLLVVALLISLTVQHFVARVYVIPSASMEPTLHGCPGCSNDRVVVDKLTYRFSEITSGEVVVFTGPPSWTNDFQTTRSDNGVLRLLQEAGSLVGLAPPDERDFVKRVIATGGQTVHCCDDLGHVVVDNQPLAEPYVVNDFPFPTGEASCSTPLRSGRCFDPVTVPEGSLWVMGDNRSSSADSRVHGPISVADVVGRARLVVLPVGRWQVIDAHEPRAADAPR; translated from the coding sequence TTGACCCGCACACCGGGTCGGCCTCGGTCGTTTCTGCGTGAGCTGCCCGTGCTGCTGGTGGTGGCGCTGCTGATCAGCCTCACCGTGCAGCACTTCGTGGCCAGGGTCTACGTGATCCCGTCGGCGTCGATGGAGCCCACGCTGCACGGCTGCCCGGGGTGCTCCAACGACCGCGTGGTGGTGGACAAGCTCACCTACCGCTTCAGCGAGATCACCTCCGGCGAGGTGGTGGTCTTCACCGGCCCGCCCAGCTGGACCAACGACTTCCAGACCACGCGCTCGGACAACGGCGTGCTGCGCCTGCTGCAGGAGGCCGGGTCCTTGGTGGGTCTGGCGCCACCGGACGAGCGCGACTTCGTCAAGCGGGTGATCGCCACCGGCGGGCAGACCGTGCACTGCTGCGACGACCTGGGGCACGTGGTGGTGGACAACCAGCCGCTGGCCGAGCCGTACGTGGTCAACGACTTCCCGTTTCCCACCGGGGAGGCCAGCTGCAGCACCCCGCTGCGCTCGGGACGCTGCTTCGACCCGGTGACCGTGCCGGAGGGCAGCCTGTGGGTGATGGGGGACAACCGCAGCAGCTCGGCCGACTCCCGGGTGCACGGACCCATCTCGGTGGCCGACGTGGTGGGCCGTGCGCGGCTGGTGGTGCTGCCGGTGGGGCGCTGGCAGGTGATCGACGCGCACGAGCCCCGGGCCGCGGACGCACCGCGCTGA
- a CDS encoding DUF2469 domain-containing protein, translated as MSAEDLEKYETEMELSLYREYRDIVAQFTYVVETERRFYLANSVEVHPRNSEGEVYFELRMADAWVWDMYRPARFLKSVRVITFKDVNVEELDKPDLRLPEDGPFGG; from the coding sequence ATGAGTGCGGAAGATCTCGAGAAGTACGAGACCGAGATGGAGCTGTCGCTCTACCGCGAGTACCGGGACATCGTGGCGCAGTTCACCTACGTGGTGGAGACCGAGCGACGCTTCTACCTGGCGAACTCGGTGGAGGTGCACCCGCGCAACTCCGAGGGCGAGGTCTACTTCGAGCTGCGGATGGCCGACGCCTGGGTGTGGGACATGTACCGGCCGGCCCGCTTCCTCAAGAGCGTGCGGGTGATCACCTTCAAGGACGTCAACGTGGAAGAGCTGGACAAGCCGGACCTGCGGCTGCCCGAGGACGGTCCGTTCGGCGGCTAG
- the rplS gene encoding 50S ribosomal protein L19, with product MNTLDSLDAQSLRSDIPEFRPGDTLNVHVRVIEGTRERVQVFKGVVIRRQGGGIRETFTVRKVSFGVGVERTFPVHSPNIAQIEVATRGDVRRAKLYYLRELRGKAAKIKEKR from the coding sequence ATGAACACCCTGGACTCCCTGGACGCCCAGTCGCTGCGCAGCGACATTCCGGAGTTCCGCCCCGGCGACACCCTCAACGTGCACGTGCGCGTCATCGAGGGCACCCGCGAGCGGGTCCAGGTCTTCAAGGGTGTCGTCATCCGTCGTCAGGGCGGTGGCATCCGCGAGACCTTCACCGTCCGCAAGGTCTCCTTCGGCGTTGGCGTGGAGCGCACCTTCCCGGTGCACAGCCCCAACATCGCCCAGATCGAGGTCGCCACCCGCGGTGACGTGCGTCGCGCCAAGCTGTACTACCTGCGCGAGCTGCGCGGCAAGGCCGCCAAGATCAAGGAGAAGCGCTGA
- a CDS encoding ribonuclease HII: MKAQKWPPRALVRPSQGLRTLEAALQRVGLEHVAGVDEAGRGACAGPLVVAACVLPPGPQPRLDGLTDSKKLSEATRERLFPVIQRLAVASSVVVIPAEEIDAKGVHVMNIEGMRRAVCALSVPPDYVLLDGFRVPGLPAPSLPVIGGDATALCIAAASVLAKVTRDRIMVQMDAELPGYDFAAHKGYSTPAHARAMRALGPCVQHRMSYANVSAARAGTATLVAAGSLAIECAP; this comes from the coding sequence GTGAAGGCACAGAAGTGGCCCCCGCGGGCCCTGGTCCGGCCGTCGCAGGGCCTGCGCACGCTGGAGGCGGCCCTGCAGCGCGTCGGGCTGGAGCATGTGGCCGGGGTGGACGAGGCCGGCCGGGGGGCCTGTGCGGGTCCGCTGGTGGTGGCCGCCTGCGTGCTGCCGCCGGGTCCGCAGCCCCGTCTGGACGGACTCACCGACTCCAAGAAGCTCAGCGAGGCCACCCGCGAGCGGCTCTTCCCGGTGATCCAGCGGCTGGCGGTGGCCAGCAGCGTGGTGGTGATCCCGGCCGAGGAGATCGACGCCAAGGGCGTGCACGTGATGAACATCGAGGGCATGCGTCGAGCCGTGTGCGCGCTGTCCGTGCCGCCGGACTACGTGCTGCTGGACGGGTTCCGGGTGCCGGGGCTGCCCGCCCCCTCGCTGCCGGTGATCGGAGGGGACGCCACGGCGCTGTGCATCGCCGCGGCCAGCGTGCTGGCCAAGGTCACCCGGGACCGGATCATGGTGCAGATGGACGCCGAGCTGCCTGGCTACGACTTCGCGGCGCACAAGGGGTACTCCACCCCGGCACACGCGCGGGCCATGCGGGCACTGGGTCCGTGTGTGCAGCACCGGATGTCGTATGCGAATGTGTCTGCAGCCCGCGCGGGGACGGCCACGCTGGTCGCCGCGGGGAGTCTGGCGATCGAATGTGCGCCATGA